The Exiguobacterium aurantiacum DSM 6208 genome includes a window with the following:
- the metK gene encoding methionine adenosyltransferase: protein MANLNRRLFTSESVTEGHPDKICDQISDAILDAILAEDPNARVAAETSVTTGLVLVAGEITTSTYVDIPKVVRETVREIGYTRAKYGFDAETCAVLTSIDEQSVDIAQGVDQALEAREGQMTEEELDAIGAGDQGLMFGYATKETPELMPLPISLAHKLSHRLAEVRKNGTLAYLRPDGKTQVTVEYDEANNPVRIDTIVISTQHAEDITLEQIQADLKKHVIDAVIPTELIDAETKYFINPTGRFVIGGPQGDAGLTGRKIIVDTYGGYARHGGGAFSGKDPTKVDRSAAYAARYVAKNLVAAGLADKAEVQLAYAIGVAHPVSIAVDTFGTGKLSETELVELIRENFDLRPAGIIKMLDLRRPIYKQTAAYGHFGRTDVELPWEQTDKAAVLEEGAKRFA, encoded by the coding sequence ATGGCAAACTTGAACCGTCGTCTTTTCACTTCGGAGTCCGTCACGGAAGGACATCCGGATAAAATTTGTGACCAAATCTCAGATGCGATTTTGGATGCGATTTTAGCTGAAGATCCAAACGCCCGCGTTGCGGCTGAGACATCTGTCACGACAGGTCTCGTGCTTGTAGCAGGTGAGATCACAACATCAACTTACGTGGATATCCCGAAAGTTGTTCGTGAAACAGTTCGTGAGATTGGCTACACACGCGCGAAATATGGTTTCGACGCAGAGACATGTGCTGTTTTGACGTCAATCGACGAGCAATCAGTCGATATCGCCCAAGGTGTCGACCAAGCACTCGAAGCACGTGAAGGTCAGATGACTGAAGAAGAACTCGACGCAATCGGCGCCGGAGACCAAGGTCTCATGTTCGGTTATGCGACGAAAGAGACACCGGAACTCATGCCGCTTCCGATCTCGCTCGCACACAAACTGTCACACCGTTTGGCGGAAGTCCGCAAGAACGGTACACTCGCTTACCTTCGTCCAGATGGTAAGACGCAAGTGACAGTCGAATACGATGAAGCGAACAACCCGGTCCGCATCGATACGATCGTCATCTCGACACAACACGCTGAAGACATCACACTCGAGCAAATTCAAGCGGATCTTAAGAAACACGTCATCGATGCAGTCATCCCGACTGAGCTCATCGATGCCGAAACGAAATATTTCATCAACCCGACTGGCCGTTTCGTAATTGGTGGGCCACAAGGTGATGCAGGTCTTACAGGACGTAAGATCATCGTCGATACGTACGGTGGTTACGCTCGTCACGGTGGCGGCGCGTTCTCTGGTAAAGATCCTACAAAAGTTGACCGTTCGGCAGCATACGCGGCTCGTTACGTGGCGAAAAACCTCGTCGCAGCTGGCCTTGCTGACAAAGCGGAAGTCCAACTCGCGTACGCGATCGGTGTCGCTCACCCTGTATCGATCGCGGTCGATACGTTCGGCACTGGTAAATTGAGCGAGACAGAGCTCGTTGAACTCATCCGTGAGAACTTCGACCTCCGTCCGGCCGGCATCATCAAGATGCTCGACCTTCGTCGCCCAATCTACAAGCAGACGGCAGCTTACGGCCACTTCGGTCGTACGGACGTTGAACTCCCATGGGAGCAAACGGACAAAGCAGCGGTGCTTGAAGAAGGCGCGAAACGCTTCGCTTAA
- a CDS encoding GNAT family N-acetyltransferase produces the protein MKMREAVPEDAALIREIALATTSVSNDVRSRVMERAYQLEEIVRAISSSEEAKEQLFIVGESDGDVIGFYHAIDRGDVWEVLRLYLHPAHHRQGLGAKLLTHLEERKTQPIELYVESSNEQAIGFLHHHSFTELNRIQEEVYDQPMELIHLRYDPR, from the coding sequence ATGAAGATGAGGGAAGCCGTGCCGGAAGATGCCGCTTTGATTCGCGAAATCGCGCTCGCGACGACGAGTGTGTCAAACGACGTGCGATCGAGAGTCATGGAACGGGCTTATCAGCTCGAGGAAATTGTCCGAGCCATCAGTTCGAGCGAGGAAGCGAAAGAACAGTTGTTCATCGTCGGCGAGTCTGACGGCGACGTCATCGGATTTTACCATGCGATCGACCGAGGCGATGTGTGGGAAGTGCTTCGTCTTTATCTTCACCCGGCCCATCACCGCCAAGGGTTAGGGGCAAAGTTGCTGACGCATCTAGAGGAGCGGAAGACGCAACCGATCGAACTGTACGTCGAAAGCTCGAACGAGCAGGCGATCGGATTTTTGCACCATCATTCTTTCACCGAGCTAAATCGGATTCAAGAAGAAGTATATGACCAACCGATGGAACTTATCCATTTACGCTATGACCCACGCTAA